The sequence TCCGTCATGATTCACCAGCCACCTGGTTCCCCGTCGGACCCTCGCTGGAGACACACCCGGGCGCGTGGTCCCGACGGGCCGTGAGAGGGTCCGCGGGTCTCAGGAGTTCAGATACGTCAGCACCGCGAGCACCCGCCGGTGGTCGCCCTCGCTCGGGGCCAGCCCCAGCTTCTGGAAGATGTTGCTGACGTGCTTCTCCACCGCACCGTCGCTCACCACCAGCTGCTTGGCCACCGCGGAGTTCGTACGCCCCTCCGCCATCAGGCCCAGCACCTCGCGCTCACGCGGCGTCAGCCCGGCCAGTACGTCCTGCTTGCGGCTGCGGCCCAGCAGCTGCGCCACCACCTCGGGGTCCAGCGCCGTACCGCCCTGCGCCACCCGGACCACCGCGTCCACGAACTCCCGGACCTCGGCGACCCGGTCCTTCAGCAGATACCCGACGCCCCGGCTGGACCCGGCCAGCAGCTCGGTGGCGTACTGCTCCTCCACGTACTGCGAGAGGACGAGCACCCCGATCCCCGGGTAGTCCCGGCGCAGCCGCACCGCCGCCCGCACCCCCTCGTCGGTGTGCGTCGGCGGCATCCGCACGTCCGCGACCACCACGTCCGGCAGCGCGTCCTGCCCGGCGAGGTCCCCGATCGTCTTGATCAGCGCCTCCGCGTCCCCGACGCCCGCGACGACGTCGTGCCCGAGATCCGTCAGCAGCCGGGTCAGTCCCTCCCGGAGCAGTACCGAATCCTCGGCGATGACCACACGCACCCTGTCCTCCACCACGACGCTGTTTCCCCCACTGCTCGCTCGCCGGCACGACTCGTACGCCGTCCAGCATCCCAGTAACGGCAGGGACGTCGCGAGCACGCGGGGGGTTGAGAGCCGCTGCGGTCCGCCGGGGCGCGGTTCCGGTCAGCCGCGCCAGGGCAGCTCGGCGGTGATCCTGGTCGGGCCGCCCACCGGCGAGTCGACGACCAGGACACCGTCCACCGCGTCCAGCCGCTCGGTCAGCCCGGCGAGCCCGCTGCCCGTCGCCGGGTCCGCGCCGCCGCGCCCGTCGTCGGTCACCTGGAGCAGCAGCCGGTCCTCGGCGCGCCACACGTCGACCGAGGCGGTACGGGCTCCGCTGTGCTTGCTGACGTTCTGGAGGAGTTCGGAGACGGTGAAGTACGCGATGCCCTCGATGGCCTGCGCCGGCCGCGACGCGAGGTCCACCTCGACGGTGACCGGGACCGTGCAGCGCGAGGCGATGGCGGAGAGGGCCGCGTCCAGGCCCCGGTCGGTGAGGACGGCGGGGTGGATGCCCCGGGCGAGGTCGCGCAGTTCCTGGAGGGCGACCTTCACCTCGCCGTGCGCCTCGTCCACCATCTTCGCGGCGGCCTCCGGGTCGGCGGTCAGCTTCTCCTTCGCGAGGCCCAGGTCCATGGCGAGGGCGACGAGCCGGGCCTGCGCCCCGTCGTGCAGATCGCGCTCGATGCGGCGCAGGTCGGCGGCGGCCGTGTCCACGACGACACCCCGGTCGGACTCCAGCTCCGTGACACGCTCCGCCAGCCGGGACGGGCCGAGCAGCCCGGTCACCATCAGCCGGTCCACGGTCACCAGGCCCCGGATCACCCAGGGGGAGAGGAGGACGATGCCCAGGCCCAGGCCGGCGGTCAGCGCGAGATCGACGCCCGAGTCGAGGTACACCTCGTGCTGGGTGTCCCCGTACAGCTGGATGCCCGAGACACCGGTGTGCGAGGGAACGGCCCAGTGCCACAGCGGGTAGGTGAGCGCCGCCCAGCCCCAGGCCTGGAGCGTCAGCGAGACGCAGAACGCGAAGACCGCCCACGGGAAGTGCAGCAGCGCGTACAGCAGGTGGCGCCAGGACACCCCGCTCTTCAGGACCGCGCCGACCCAGGACATCAGCCCGCTCTTCCGGCCGCGCACCGGCGCCGGATCGGCCACGTCCACCCGCAGCAGGGCGCGCGCCCGGGTCCGCTCCAGCATCCCGAATCCCCGGCACATGGCGAGCCCGGCCGCCATCACCGGGATGCCCAGGAAGGTCACGAGCAGCCCCGCCCCCAGCGAGACCATGGTGATCGCGAAGGTGAACAGCACGATGCTGATCGGCAGGCTCAGCAGCAGGTAGCAGAACTCGCGCCAGGTCCTGCCCTCCAGGGGCGCCCGCAGCGCGGCCGGCAGCATGTGCCGCTTCGCGGGACGGCCCCCGAGGCCGCTTCCCGACCGCTGGGGGTCCCGGGTGTCCGGTCCGTATGCCGTGGCCATGGGTTCCGTCCGTTTCTTCTTTGCGTGCGGGTCGGCTGGGGGCTGTGCGTGATGCTTCAAGACTGCTGGTCCGGGAGGCGCCGCACCATGAGGACGGTTCCCGTCCTGGGCGGGGGTTTTCCCTACCTCGGCCGGCCGGCCGGACTCTTCCCGGTCTCCCGGTCGCGCCAGGGCAGTTCCGCCGTGACGGTCGTCGGGCCGCCGGCGGGGGAGTCGAGTACGAAGACCCCGTCGACGGCGTCCAGCCGCTCCGCGAGCCCCGCCATCCCCGTACCGCCGTCCATCGAGGCCCCGCCCCGGCCGTCGTCGCCGACCTGGATCAGCAGCCGGTCGCCGGAGCGCCACACATCCACGGACGCCGTACGGGCCCCGCTGTGCTTGCTGACGTTCTGGAGGAGTTCGGAGACGGTGAAGTACGCGATGCCCTCGATGGCCTCGGCCGGCCGCCCCGGAAGATCCACCCGTACGGTGACGGGCACCGTGCAGCGCGAGGCGATGGCGGACAGCGCGGCGTCCAGTCCGCGGTCGGTGAGGACGGCCGGGTGGATGCCCCGGGCCAGGTCGCGCAGTTCCTGGAGGGCGACCTTCACCTCGCCGTGCGCCTCGTCCACCATGCGCGCCGCCGCCTCGGGGTCGTCGGTCAGCTTCTCCTTGGCCAGGCCGAGCCCCATCGCGAGGGCGACGAGCCGGGCCTGCGCCCCGTCGTGCAGATCGCGCTCGATGCGGCGCAGGTCGGCGGCGGCCGTGTCGACGACCACGCCCCGGTCCGACTCCAGTTCGGCGATGCGGCGTTCGAGGTCGTCGGAGGGGGAGAGCAGCCCGCGCACCATCGCCCGGTCCGCGTTGGCCATGAGCCGTGACGTATAGGGGAGCGCCGGCCACACGATGAGACAGACGAGCGTCACGGCGAAGGTGAGGATGCCCCACGGCAGCCGTACGAACGAATACAGCGCCGCCCGCCAGGCCACCGGGTCCGCCAGGCTCGACCACAGCCAGGCGAAGAACCCCTCCTCGCGGCGGCTGCGGGCCACCGGGCTCGGCTCCTCGACCCGGACGCCCAGCAGCTTGCGCGCCCGGCCCCGCTCGGCCCGCCCGATCAGCCGCGAACCCTGGAGCCCGGCGGCGAGCAGCGGCAGACCGACCACGGTGACCGCGAGGCCCACCCCGATCGCCACCATCAACACTGTGTAAACAAATCCGAGGATCGCCATCGGCAGGTTGGCGAGGAGGTGCGCGACCTCCTTCCAGGTCCACCGGCCGAAGGCGAAGCGGACAGGCGGCGGCCCGTCATCGAGGGGCAGCTGAGGGCTCGTGGTCATGGGACCAGCCTGCCGGGCGCCACCTGCGGATGCCATGGGGCTCGTGGGTGAGACGAAGTAGGGATATCCCCACCCGTGCTCCACTCGTTCCCCGTCCGTTGCCCGACGCAACTGCTTACCCGCCCTTTACAGGGCCTAGACTCCCGTGCGTACAGATCGTCGAACGGGTGAGGGAGCGAGGGGCGGACGTGGCCGACGTGACGGACCTTCCTGGTGCGGCATCGACACCGGCGCGGACCGTGCTCGCGTCGTCGGAGTACTTCCACAGCTACTCGGTCGTCGGACTGCTCGCCGTCGTCGGCGTCCTGTTCGTCGCCGTCGCCTTCGGAGCCGGCCGGCTGCTGCGCCCCGTGGTCCCGACGCCGGAGAAGCTCCTCACGTACGAGTGCGGCGTGGACCCCGTCGGCGAGGGCTGGGCCCACACCCAGGTCCGCTACTACGTCTACGCGTTCCTGTACGTGATCTTCGCCGTCGACTCGATCTTCCTGTTCCCCTGGGCGACGGTCTTCGCGGCGCCGGGCTACGGCGCGACCACGCTGGTGGAAATGTTCATCTTCCTCGGTTTCCTGGCCGTGGGACTGCTCTACGCATGGAAGAAGGGCGTCCTCGAATGGACGTGACGAGCCCGTCGTCCGCCGGGGCGGGGGACGAACCCGCCGCCGTACCCACGTTCCTCCCGGAACCGAAGCGCCTGGGCGTCCTGTCCCGGCTCGCCCCGGAACCGATGAAGGTGGTCCTCAACTGGGGCCGCCGCTACAGCCTCTGGGTCTTCAACTTCGGACTCGCCTGCTGCGCCATCGAGTTCATCGCCGCGTCCATGGCGCGCCACGACTTCATCCGGCTCGGCGTCATCCCCTTCGCGCCCGGCCCGCGCCAGGCCGACCTCATGATCGTCTCCGGCACGGTGACGGACAAGATGGCCCCGGCGGTCAAGCGCCTGTACGAGCAGATGCCCGAGCCCAAGTACGTCATCTCCTTCGGCGCCTGCTCCAACTGCGGCGGCCCGTACTGGGACTCGTACTCCGTCACCAAGGGCGTCGACCAGATCATCCCCGTCGACGTCTACGTCCCCGGCTGCCCGCCCCGCCCCGAGGCGCTGCTCCAGGGCATCCTGAAACTCCAGGAGAAGATCGCCCGCGAGTCGCTGGGCGAGCGCTACGCCGATGCCGCGGGCGCCCGCCCGTCCACGGCGGCCCTGCGCAGCGGCCTGGTGACACCGCCTCCGGCCGCCGGGGAGGGGGACGAGAAGTGACCGACTCCTTCGACCGGCTCCCGGACGCCGTGACCGAGATCTTCGGCGAGGACGCCACGGCCGAGCAGGCGTACGACCTCCTCACGGTCGATGTCCCGCCCACCGCGTGGATCACCGCCCTGGAAACGGCCCGCGACACCCTCGGCTGCACCTACTTCGACTGGCTGAGCGCCGTGGACGAACCGGGCACGGGCTTCCGGGTCTGCGCGCATGTGGCGGCGCTGCCGTCCGCCGGGTCCGGAGTCCGCCGGCTGCTGATCCGTACGACGGTGCCGCACGAGGCCCCCGTCCTGCCGACGGCGATCGGTGTGTACGCGGGCGCCGCCTGGCACGAACGCGAGACGCACGAGATGTTCGGCGTCGGCTTCGAGGACCACCCGCACCTGGTCCCCCTGCTCCTCCCCGAGAACTTCGAGGGCCACCCCCTGCGCAAGGACTTCGTCCTGGCCGCCCGCGTGGCGAAGGCCTGGCCGGGCGCGAAGGAACCGGGCGAGTCCGAACACGGCGGCCCGAAGCGCCGCACGATGCTCCCGCCGGGCGTCCCGGACCCGAACGAGTGGGGCCCGCTGAAGGGCCAGCTCCCGCCCGCCCCGGCCCGCCCGGCGCGCGGGGCGCGGGCCGCGGGGGACCGCCCGGTGCGGCGTGCCCGCACGGCCGGGGAGGCGACGCCGACGACTCCGGCGGAACCCCGTCGCACCCGCAGCGCCTCCCAGGGCTCGGCGAGCCAGCAGGAGCCGGCGTCGCCTCCGACGACGGACGCGCCGTGGCACACGCCGGGCGAGAACCAGCCCCACCGGCGTTTGAGGAGCGGGGGCACGGGGGCGGAGCCCCCGGTACGACCCGACACCGACACCCCCGACAACGGAGGCGATCACGAGTGAACGACGCACTGGACGTCGCCCTCCGCCTCCTCATCGTCTTCGCCGTCTTCATGGTCCTCCCCCTCGTCGTCGGCCAGACCGAACACAAGGTCATGGCCCACATGCAGGGCCGCCTCGGCCCCATGTACGCGGGCGGCTTCCACGGCTGGGCCCAGCTCGTCGCCGACGGCGTGAAGTTCGCGCAGAAGGAGGACATCGTCCCGGCGGGCGCCGACCGCAAGGTCTTCCGCCTCGCGCCGGCCGTCGCCCTCCTCCCGTATCTGCTCGTACTCGTCGCGATCCCGATCGGCCCCGGCGAGGGCGCCGTCGGCCAGGTCATCGACGCCGGCATCTTCTTCGTGCTCGCGGTGATGGGCATCGGCGTACTCGGCTCGCTCATGGCCGGCTGGGCGTCGGCCAACAAGTTCTCCCTGCTCGGCGGCCTCCGTACCGCCGCCCAGCTGCTCGCGTACGAGCTGCCGATGCTGCTCGCCGCCGCCTCGGTGGCAATGGCGGCGGGGACCGTGTCGCTGCCCGGCATCCTCGACGCGTTCGAGTGGTGGTGGCTGCCCTGGCAGATCATCGGCGCCCTGGTCTTCTTCGTGGCCGGGCTCGCCGAACTCCAGCGCCCGCCGTTCGACATGCCGGTCGCCGACTCGGAGATCATCTTCGGCGCGTACACCGAGTACACCGGCCTCCGCTTCGCGCTGTTCCTGCTCGCCGAGTACGCCGGGATCGTCGTGCTCTGCGGGCTGACCACCGTGCTGTTCCTCGGCGGCTGGCACGGACCGCTGGGCGCCGACGGACTCGGCTGGGTCTGGACCCTGCTGAAGACCGGCATCCTCGCGTTCGTCGTGATCTGGCTGCGGGTCAGCTACCCGCGCCTGCGCGAGGACCAGCTGCAGAAGCTCGCCTGGACGACCCTCATCCCGCTCGCTCTCGCGCAGATCGCGCTCACCGGCATCGTGAAGGTGGCGATCAACTAGTGCCCCCGATCCCCGGCTCAGGCCTGGCCAAGGGCCTCGCCGTCACCC is a genomic window of Streptomyces sp. NBC_00708 containing:
- a CDS encoding response regulator transcription factor, coding for MRVVIAEDSVLLREGLTRLLTDLGHDVVAGVGDAEALIKTIGDLAGQDALPDVVVADVRMPPTHTDEGVRAAVRLRRDYPGIGVLVLSQYVEEQYATELLAGSSRGVGYLLKDRVAEVREFVDAVVRVAQGGTALDPEVVAQLLGRSRKQDVLAGLTPREREVLGLMAEGRTNSAVAKQLVVSDGAVEKHVSNIFQKLGLAPSEGDHRRVLAVLTYLNS
- a CDS encoding sensor domain-containing protein, whose protein sequence is MATAYGPDTRDPQRSGSGLGGRPAKRHMLPAALRAPLEGRTWREFCYLLLSLPISIVLFTFAITMVSLGAGLLVTFLGIPVMAAGLAMCRGFGMLERTRARALLRVDVADPAPVRGRKSGLMSWVGAVLKSGVSWRHLLYALLHFPWAVFAFCVSLTLQAWGWAALTYPLWHWAVPSHTGVSGIQLYGDTQHEVYLDSGVDLALTAGLGLGIVLLSPWVIRGLVTVDRLMVTGLLGPSRLAERVTELESDRGVVVDTAAADLRRIERDLHDGAQARLVALAMDLGLAKEKLTADPEAAAKMVDEAHGEVKVALQELRDLARGIHPAVLTDRGLDAALSAIASRCTVPVTVEVDLASRPAQAIEGIAYFTVSELLQNVSKHSGARTASVDVWRAEDRLLLQVTDDGRGGADPATGSGLAGLTERLDAVDGVLVVDSPVGGPTRITAELPWRG
- a CDS encoding sensor domain-containing protein — its product is MTTSPQLPLDDGPPPVRFAFGRWTWKEVAHLLANLPMAILGFVYTVLMVAIGVGLAVTVVGLPLLAAGLQGSRLIGRAERGRARKLLGVRVEEPSPVARSRREEGFFAWLWSSLADPVAWRAALYSFVRLPWGILTFAVTLVCLIVWPALPYTSRLMANADRAMVRGLLSPSDDLERRIAELESDRGVVVDTAAADLRRIERDLHDGAQARLVALAMGLGLAKEKLTDDPEAAARMVDEAHGEVKVALQELRDLARGIHPAVLTDRGLDAALSAIASRCTVPVTVRVDLPGRPAEAIEGIAYFTVSELLQNVSKHSGARTASVDVWRSGDRLLIQVGDDGRGGASMDGGTGMAGLAERLDAVDGVFVLDSPAGGPTTVTAELPWRDRETGKSPAGRPR
- a CDS encoding NADH-quinone oxidoreductase subunit A is translated as MADVTDLPGAASTPARTVLASSEYFHSYSVVGLLAVVGVLFVAVAFGAGRLLRPVVPTPEKLLTYECGVDPVGEGWAHTQVRYYVYAFLYVIFAVDSIFLFPWATVFAAPGYGATTLVEMFIFLGFLAVGLLYAWKKGVLEWT
- a CDS encoding NADH-quinone oxidoreductase subunit B, with amino-acid sequence MDVTSPSSAGAGDEPAAVPTFLPEPKRLGVLSRLAPEPMKVVLNWGRRYSLWVFNFGLACCAIEFIAASMARHDFIRLGVIPFAPGPRQADLMIVSGTVTDKMAPAVKRLYEQMPEPKYVISFGACSNCGGPYWDSYSVTKGVDQIIPVDVYVPGCPPRPEALLQGILKLQEKIARESLGERYADAAGARPSTAALRSGLVTPPPAAGEGDEK
- a CDS encoding NADH-quinone oxidoreductase subunit C, producing MTDSFDRLPDAVTEIFGEDATAEQAYDLLTVDVPPTAWITALETARDTLGCTYFDWLSAVDEPGTGFRVCAHVAALPSAGSGVRRLLIRTTVPHEAPVLPTAIGVYAGAAWHERETHEMFGVGFEDHPHLVPLLLPENFEGHPLRKDFVLAARVAKAWPGAKEPGESEHGGPKRRTMLPPGVPDPNEWGPLKGQLPPAPARPARGARAAGDRPVRRARTAGEATPTTPAEPRRTRSASQGSASQQEPASPPTTDAPWHTPGENQPHRRLRSGGTGAEPPVRPDTDTPDNGGDHE
- a CDS encoding NADH-quinone oxidoreductase subunit H; this translates as MNDALDVALRLLIVFAVFMVLPLVVGQTEHKVMAHMQGRLGPMYAGGFHGWAQLVADGVKFAQKEDIVPAGADRKVFRLAPAVALLPYLLVLVAIPIGPGEGAVGQVIDAGIFFVLAVMGIGVLGSLMAGWASANKFSLLGGLRTAAQLLAYELPMLLAAASVAMAAGTVSLPGILDAFEWWWLPWQIIGALVFFVAGLAELQRPPFDMPVADSEIIFGAYTEYTGLRFALFLLAEYAGIVVLCGLTTVLFLGGWHGPLGADGLGWVWTLLKTGILAFVVIWLRVSYPRLREDQLQKLAWTTLIPLALAQIALTGIVKVAIN